One region of Oryza glaberrima chromosome 7, OglaRS2, whole genome shotgun sequence genomic DNA includes:
- the LOC127780411 gene encoding xylulose kinase 2-like, whose amino-acid sequence MVGRSSLPEGSLFLGFDSSTQSLKATMLNNELIIVASDIVNFDSDLPHYKTEGGVYRDPADDGHIFSPTIMWVEAFELLLEKLKPKINFSKVVAISGSGQQHGSVYWKKGSHAVLSSLDPTKSLLSQLKDAFSTMDSPIWMDSSTTKQCREIESAVGGALELSKLTGSRAYERFTGPQIRKIYQTVPQVYDDTERISLVSSFMASILVGNYASIDETDGAGMNLMDINQRTWSKTVLEATAPGLEEKLGKLAPAYAVAGRIAPYFVERLQFDKNCLVIQWSGDNPNSLAGLTLNTPGDLAISLGTSDTVFGITAEAKPSLEGHVFPNPVEPDGYMVMLCYKNGSLTREDVRNSCAEKSWDVFNSYLEKTPPLNGGKLGFYYKDHEILPPLPVGFHRYIVENLNDVTSNNLVEREVEEFDPPSEVRAIIEGQLLSMRGHAERFGMPNPPKRIIATGGASSNERILHSIAQIFGCPVFTVQRPDSASLGAALRAAHGWLCNEEGSFVPISCMYQGNLEKTSLGAKLAVATGKGVEDKELLEKYTVLMRKRMEIERRLVEKIGRA is encoded by the exons ATGGTGGGGCGGAGCTCCCTCCCGGAGGgttccctcttcctcggatTCGACAGCTCCACTCA GTCCCTAAAAGCTACCATGCTGAACAACGAATTGATAATAGTAGCTTCAGATATTGTTAACTTTGATTCTGACTTACCGCACTACAAAACAGAAGGTGGTGTTTACAGAGATCCTGCAGATGATGGCCACATATTTTCACCAACAATAATGTGGGTTGAAGCCTTTGAATTGCTACTTGAGAAGCTAAAGCCAAAGATCAACTTTAGCAAGGTTGTGGCCATTTCAGGGAGTGGGCAACAACACGGCAGTGTTTATTGGAAGAAGGGTAGTCATGCGGTGTTGTCTTCCTTGGATCCTACTAAGAGCTTGTTATCCCAGCTGAAGGATGCCTTTTCTACCATGGACTCACCAATATGGATGGACAGTAGCACAACTAAGCAATGCAGAGAAATAGAAAGTGCAGTAGGCGGCGCATTGGAGCTATCAAAGTTGACAGGATCTCGTGCCTATGAGAGGTTCACTGGGCCTCAGATCCGGAAGATATACCAAACAGTTCCGCAAGTTTATGATGATACTGAGAGAATATCTTTGGTGAGTTCGTTCATGGCATCAATCCTGGTGGGGAACTATGCAAGTATTGATGAGACTGATGGTGCTGGGATGAACTTGATGGATATAAACCAGAGAACCTGGTCAAAGACTGTTTTAGAG GCAACGGCTCCTGGGCTTGAAGAGAAGCTTGGAAAGTTGGCACCAGCATATGCAGTAGCTGGTCGAATTGCTCCTTATTTTGTAGAAAG GCTTCAGTTTGATAAGAATTGCTTAGTTATTCAATGGTCTGGAGACAATCCCAATAGCCTTGCAG GTTTAACTCTGAATACTCCTGGTGACCTTGCAATTAGCCTTGGTACTAGTGATACT GTTTTTGGGATAACTGCTGAAGCTAAACCAAGTCTTGAAGGCCATGTTTTCCCTAACCCTGTTGAACCTGATGGTTATATGGTGATGCTGTGCTACAAAAATGGTTCATTGACCCGAGAAG ATGTGCGGAACAGTTGCGCGGAGAAATCCTGGGATGTTTTCAACAGTTATCTAGAGAAAACTCCACCTCTAAATG GCGGAAAATTAGGATTCTACTACAAAGACCATGAAATTCTGCCGCCACTTCCAG TTGGCTTCCATCGATACATTGTTGAAAACCTCAATGATGTCACATCCAACAATCTGGTGGAACGTGAGGTGGAAGAATTTGATCCACCATCTGAG GTTCGTGCCATAATCGAAGGCCAGCTGCTGTCAATGCGAGGCCATGCCGAGAGATTCGGCATGCCTAACCCTCCCAAGCGGATCATCGCAACCGGTGGCGCATCCTCCAACGAGCGCATCCTCCACTCAATCGCGCAGATCTTTGGCTGTCCTGTCTTTACAGTTCAGAGACCTG ATTCTGCCTCGCTTGGCGCGGCACTGAGAGCTGCCCATGGCTGGCTGTGCAATGAGGAAGGGAGCTTCGTCCCCATCTCCTGCATGTACCAGGGTAACCTGGAGAAGACCTCCTTGGGTGCAAAGCTCGCCGTCGCAACCGGAAAGGGTGTGGAGGACAAGGAGCTCCTGGAGAAGTACACGGTGCTCATGAGGAAGAGGATGGAGATTGAGAGGCGGCTGGTGGAGAAGATTGGGCGCGCGTAG